GTCGCTCGTCGGCGACGTGTCCTTCGGCGCCTGGACGCGGCTGCCGATCATCACCGTCGTCCTGCTCGTGTTCACGCTCGTGCTCGCCGACTTCTTCGACGCCATGGGCACCATGACCGGCCTCGGCAAGGAAGCCGGCCTCATCGGCAAGGACGGCCAGCTGCCGAACGTCGGGCGCGCCCTGTTCGTGGAGGGCCTCGCCGGCGCGGCCGGTGGCTTCGGCTCGGCCAGCTCCAACACCGTCTTCGTCGAGTCCGCGTCCGGCATCGCGGAGGGCGCGCGCACGGGCCTCGCCAACGTCGTCACCGGCGTGCTCTTCCTGGCCGCCATGTTCCTGACGCCGCTGTATCAGGTCGTGCCCGTCGAAGCCGCCGCGCCGGCGCTGGTGGTCGTGGGCGCGCTCATGATGGGGCAGGTCCGCGAAATCGACTTCACGGACTTCTCGATCGCGCTGCCGGCCTTCCTCACGATCGTCGTCATGCCGTTCACCTACTCCATCGCCAACGGCATCGGCGCGGGCTTCGTGAGCTACGTCGTCATCCGCGCCGCCACCGGCAAGGCCCGCCAGGTCCACCCGCTGATGTGGGTGATCGCGGTGGCGTTCGTGGCGTACTTCGCGGTGGGCCCGATCCAGGCCGCGCTGAGCTGAACGCGGAAACGGCGCCGCGCTGACCGGTGCCGAAAGCGGTCGGCGCTGAGCTGAGCGTGATCGCGGAGGGTGGCGGGGTTCACCCGCCGGCGCCATTTTCGTGAGGTAAGCTAACTATATGTCCGGCGACACGCATGAGCGCTCCCTCGCGAGCCGCCTGCGTCTCGCGGTGGTCCGGCTCAACCGCCGGCTCCGGGCACAGCGCGTGGGTGACGACGTGACGTTGACGCAGACCGCGGCGCTGTCCACCTTGCACAAGTGTGGCCCGCTGACGCCCGGTCAGCTGGCCGCGAAGGAAGGCGTCCAGCCGCCCTCGATGACGAGGGTCATCGCCGCGCTCGAGGAGATGGGGTTCGTCGAGCGGCGCCCGCACCCGACGGATGGCCGGCAGGCCATAGTCGAGCTGTCCGACAGCGGTATGACCTACGTGAAGAAGGCCATTTCCGTCCGGGAGGCGTGGCTGGATCGGCAACTGGCCGAACTCGGCGAGGAAGAGCTGGAAGTGCTCTCCCGAGCCGCTGAGATCATCGACAGGATGGCGGGGAACTAACACCGGTGGCGACCACGGGTAGCGAAGCAGAGCGTACGACCGAAATCGTTGCTACCCGGGACACGGCGCCACAGCCGGCCAGCCCGCCCACGTCCGGACCACCCGGTACGAGGCAAAGCCAAGTCAAGAGCCTGCCCGACGGCGCCGATCGCGTGCCCGAAGAACCCGTGAGACCCGCGGAGCCCCAGCGTGGCAAGGGCATGTTCGCCTCGCTGCGCGTGCGCAACTACCGGCTGTTCTTCAGCGGCCAGGTCATCTCGAACGTCGGCACCTGGATGCAGCGCATCGCCCAGGACTGGCTGGTGTTCCAGCTCTCGGGCAACAACCCGGTGGCGCTCGGCATCGCCGTCGCGTTCCAGTTCACGCCCACGCTGCTGCTTTCGCTGTGGGCCGGCGTGCTCGCCGACCGCGTCGACAAGCGGCGGATGCTGATCCTCATCCAGAGCATCAACTGCCTGCAGGCCACGCTGCTCGGCGTGCTGAACCTGACCGGCGTTGTGCAGATCTGGCACGTGTACCTGCTGTGCATGATGCTCGGCATCACCTCCGCCATCGAGGTGCCGACACGCCAGTCGTTCGTCGCCGAGATGGTGGGCCGCGACCAGATCGCCAACGCCGTCGCGCTCAACTCCTCCATCTTCAACCTGGCCCGCATCGTCGGCCCGGCCATCGCCGGGTTCGCGATCACCTGGGTCGGCACCGGTTGGCTGTTCATCGCCAACGCGGTGAGCACCATCGCGGTGGTCACCGGGCTCGCGCTGATGAACCCGGCCAAGCTCTTCCGCGGCCCCGCGATCCCGCGCGCGAAAGGCCAGCTTATGGAGGGCCTGCGCTACGTGCGCCACCGCTCCGACCTGGTCACGGTGATGGTGCTGATGTTCTTCGTCAGCACGTTCGGCATCACCTACTTCACGTCGCTGCCGATCGTCGCCGCCAACGTCTTCCACACCCAGGCCGACGGTTACGGCCTGTTGTCCACGCTCGTCGCCGTGGGGACCTTCGTAGGCGCGCTGTTGTCCGCGCGCCGCGGGATCAAGAGCCGGCCGCGGGTGCGGACGATGCTGATCGCCGCCGCCGGGCTCGGGCTGTTCGAGTTCATCACGGCGTTCATGCCGACGTACCTGGCCTTCGGCCTCGGCCTCATCCCGCTCGGCTTCGCCACCATCACGTTCCTGAACACGGCCAACGCGCTGGTGCAGACGTCCGTCACACCCGAGATGCGCGGCCGCGTGATGGGCATCTACGTGCTGGTCCTCATCGGTGGCAACCCCATCGGCGGTCCGATGACCGGCTGGATGGCCGACGCGTTCGGCGGCCGCTCGCCGTTCTACATCGGCGGCGCGATCTCGCTGATCGCCGCCGTGGTGTGCGCGGTGGTGCTGATCCGGCGCGGCGGCGTCTCGCTGCCCGTGCGCCGGTTCGGCAACGGCCTGCGGGTGCTCAAGCGCGAACGCGTCTGACCTGCTCGTCCTGAAGGGCACCTCGGTTCGCCGAGGTGCCCTTCAGGCATTTCAGAGGCTTTTCAAGGGTCACCCGGACGAGTGAGAGGTGGGTCTCCGCAAGAGGGGACTTGCCGAGGCTGCTGAGGTTAGGCTAACCTCATACACGTCCGCTTCGTGGTGGGAGCGGCAGTCAGTTCGGGAACGGACGGAGCCCCGCACCTGGGAACCCCAGGAGCGGGGCTCCGTTCATTAACGAGGTCTCGGGCAAAGCGTCCTTCACCGGCTCATGACGGGGTCATGGTCGGGTCGGCCGCGTGCTCCGTCAAGGGGTGCTCACCTGGTGGGGTCGGCAGCCGCGCGAGTGTGATGCCGAAGTACACGCGGTACGCGGTGTGGACGGCGTTGTCGTCGGGCAGCAGCACCTCGTGGCGCACGCCGTCGACCGTCTCGATCAGCCGGTGGCCCGACAGCGTCACGCGACCCTGCGACGTCGGGCGGGAGCACGTGAGCCGCCCGGTGAAGCCCGACAGCGGCGACGTCGACTGCCACCACGCCATCGGCACGAAGTCCGTGAGTGGCCGCGTGCGCTGCTCCAGGCGGTAGACGGGCTTGCCGTCCATCAGCACGTCCACGTCGCCGAACGCCGCGTCCAGGAAGAGGAACTCACCGTCGCGATCGGACTGGACTTCCACGGCCGACAGGCGCAGCGGGCCCCGGCTGAACCGGCCGAAGCCGACGTCCACCAGCCACTGATCGCCGTCGAGCTGCACGACCACGGCGGCGTGGTCCAGCGGCGGCCCGGGCACGCCTTCGTCGTTGAAAACCTGGGCGCCGCGCAATGCGGCGTCGAAGCCGAGCTCGCGCAGCAAGGCCGAGAAGAGGCCGTTGAGCTCGTAGCAAAACCCTCCGCGCCGGCGGCGCACGATCTTGTCGAACAGCGCTTCCTCGGTCAGCTCGATCGGTTCACCGAGGTGCACGCTCAGGTTCTCGAACGGCACGCGTTCGAGGTGGCGTTCCTGCAGCTGCCGCAGGGCCGCGAGGTCGGCCTTGGTGGGCAACGCGAGGTCGAGGTGGGCGAGGTAGGCGTCGACGTCCATGACCCCAGCCTCACACCTGGAGTGCACTCGAAGTCAAGCGCGAAACAAAAAACGGGGCCCTCCGTGAAGGAGAACCCCGCTTTTGTGGAAAAACGGCAGGCTCAGCCGAGCAGCAGGCCGTTGCCGCCGGCGACGGCGTTGTCGAAGCGCTTGCTGATCTCAGCCCAGTTGAAGATGTTCCACAGGGCCTTGACGTAGTCCGGCTTCACGTTCTTGTAGTCCAGGTAGAACGCGTGCTCCCACACGTCGACCAGCAGGATCGGCGTGGTCGGCAGGATCAGGTTGTTGTGGTGGTCGCGCAGCTGCTGGGTGATCAGCGTCTTGCCGATCGGGTCCCAGGAGAGCGCGCCCCAGCCGTTGCCCTGGATCGTGGTGGAGACGGCGGTGAACTGCGCCTTGAACTTGTCGAAGGAGCCGAACGCCTCGTCGATCGCCGCGGCCAGCTCGCCGGTCGGCTTGTCGCCGCCTTCCGGGGAGAGGATCTTCCACCAGACGACGTGGTTCGCGTGGCCGGCCAGGTTGAAGGCCAGCGTGGTCTCGAGACCGACGATGTTGGCGAAGTCGCCGGCTTCGCGCGCCTCGGCGATCTTGTCGAGCGTGTCGTTCGCGCCCTTGACGTAGGTCGCGTGGTGCTTGCTGTGGTGCAGCTCGTTGATCTGCGCCGAGATGTGCGGCGCGAGCGCGCTGTAGTCGTAGTCGAGATCGGGCAGCACGTACCGGGCCATTGGCCCTCCTTCTGTCTTCGACACAAGCTTTCTCTTACCGAACCTAGTAGCACACCCGCGTTCGTGGCGACCGGGGGCGGTCTGCGGTCCGCAGGGTGGGCACCTCGTTCGGCCACTGCGTACCCGGGTGGGCACCGTGCGA
The sequence above is a segment of the Amycolatopsis sp. 2-15 genome. Coding sequences within it:
- a CDS encoding MarR family winged helix-turn-helix transcriptional regulator yields the protein MSGDTHERSLASRLRLAVVRLNRRLRAQRVGDDVTLTQTAALSTLHKCGPLTPGQLAAKEGVQPPSMTRVIAALEEMGFVERRPHPTDGRQAIVELSDSGMTYVKKAISVREAWLDRQLAELGEEELEVLSRAAEIIDRMAGN
- a CDS encoding MFS transporter, whose translation is MFASLRVRNYRLFFSGQVISNVGTWMQRIAQDWLVFQLSGNNPVALGIAVAFQFTPTLLLSLWAGVLADRVDKRRMLILIQSINCLQATLLGVLNLTGVVQIWHVYLLCMMLGITSAIEVPTRQSFVAEMVGRDQIANAVALNSSIFNLARIVGPAIAGFAITWVGTGWLFIANAVSTIAVVTGLALMNPAKLFRGPAIPRAKGQLMEGLRYVRHRSDLVTVMVLMFFVSTFGITYFTSLPIVAANVFHTQADGYGLLSTLVAVGTFVGALLSARRGIKSRPRVRTMLIAAAGLGLFEFITAFMPTYLAFGLGLIPLGFATITFLNTANALVQTSVTPEMRGRVMGIYVLVLIGGNPIGGPMTGWMADAFGGRSPFYIGGAISLIAAVVCAVVLIRRGGVSLPVRRFGNGLRVLKRERV
- a CDS encoding arylamine N-acetyltransferase family protein, with translation MDVDAYLAHLDLALPTKADLAALRQLQERHLERVPFENLSVHLGEPIELTEEALFDKIVRRRRGGFCYELNGLFSALLRELGFDAALRGAQVFNDEGVPGPPLDHAAVVVQLDGDQWLVDVGFGRFSRGPLRLSAVEVQSDRDGEFLFLDAAFGDVDVLMDGKPVYRLEQRTRPLTDFVPMAWWQSTSPLSGFTGRLTCSRPTSQGRVTLSGHRLIETVDGVRHEVLLPDDNAVHTAYRVYFGITLARLPTPPGEHPLTEHAADPTMTPS
- a CDS encoding superoxide dismutase, translating into MARYVLPDLDYDYSALAPHISAQINELHHSKHHATYVKGANDTLDKIAEAREAGDFANIVGLETTLAFNLAGHANHVVWWKILSPEGGDKPTGELAAAIDEAFGSFDKFKAQFTAVSTTIQGNGWGALSWDPIGKTLITQQLRDHHNNLILPTTPILLVDVWEHAFYLDYKNVKPDYVKALWNIFNWAEISKRFDNAVAGGNGLLLG